ctgctgctgccaacagctggggctgttgtggggctggaagagaagatgagcaagagatgctcaggctacaggataatacggctcctgataccagttgttagtcgctgaattctcactcttaggtagtaggagaattcttactctcatcgagagaggatgacactaggagttggggcaattttcttgtctatttctcacacaagctcacacaaatgccatgccaacccaaggggttggggttacatatttataggctgctagccagccaagcatatgccaagatgctagtctaagatgctaatatgttgtcctagctaagatgctgtcctctagtctaagatgctgtcctctaagatgctgtcctctagtctaagatgttgtcctaaaaacagaaaaactgtcacaaaggaccatgaccatgtgagcatcatagccccacaaagaccagccacacatgagacttatccatcagaaAGGTCCACTCTAGAATAGCTGCAATAGTTCAAATATGCTGCACATCTTTAAGGCTAACACTATCATGACATGGATATGTACTTATAAACGGGAAATGCAGTGTCAAACATAGAAGATTTTCATCACATGTAAAAACAATTATTGAACCTGTCAGCTCCTTTGCAGAAGAGAAATAGTCGACCATCTTCTGTCCTCACAATAACAGACATACGCTTACGAGCACTGCTGAACTCTAAGATGTTGAGTAGTTTATATGTTCTGAAATAAAAATTAGGCATCATGATGTTGGCAATGTTGACACTTTTGAAGAATAATCActaagaacagtggaaaagataagCACCTATCCACCTTTCCACCAACCACAGGATCATACTCATGCACTGATATAGTCGTTTGTGTCCTATGATAAAATTCAAAACCAAACTCTCTTGCAGCTGTAACAAGAGCTCCTTCATCAGGAGACTCAGCTTCGTAAGGCATACCAGCAGAATTTCTATCTGCCACAGGAATTGCAGTATGGCAAACAGCTAACACTCGGAAAAACATTTCTATAGCATCCCTAAAACATTCTTTGGCCCATCTTCCATTCATCAAATGACTATCAGTGAAATTGAATCCCTTGACTGATCTCTTGAATTCAGCAGTGTCCTTGTGCCCAAAACTGCCAGTAGTTTCAGCTATTTCTCCATAACACGTCTCCACTTCTGTAGGACTATTTCCATAAGCAACACCAGCAATAGAACATTTCAAGAACTCCATCGAATTGCATGTTAATGTCCCTGTTTTGTCAGACAGTATAGTATGAACTTGACCAAGTTCTTCATTCAAGTTTGAAGTGCGAGCTCTTGCAGGTTTATCAGACTCTGCACAATACATATTCTGGTCTTGATTTATGAATGTGCTCTGTAACACCTTGACAATTTCTATCGATATATACAATGAAATAGGAACCAAGCACACATACAGCATCAGGCTTGTGAGAAAATGGCAGAAGGCTGCAAATGATGCATTGTTTGGATCAAAGAATATATTTGCTTGATCTGGTCTGAGGTACCATGCATAGTTTCCTGGACTTATCTCATGCTTTGTTTTCATCCCAAACACAATTGACCCGAATGTTGCAATAGCAAAGAGAATCACAAAAAGGAGATATATTATTTTATCCATTCTTCGTTCAACTGAACTCCTCTTTGACGGTGGCTCCATTGCATTTTGCATCACCTTTGTATCATGTCCCGTAAATATTACGGTGCCATATATATACATTGTATTACGAAGTTTTGAGTCCCTTAGCAGGACCTGTTCCGGAGACAGAGAATATTGTTGCCCATTGTAGTACAGAGTTCCTAAGAAAGAATACAGTTTCTCATTCGGATCCTCACATCGGATGAAAGCCTTGGAACTATGGAAAACCAGGTCATCATTCAAGCCCATAGTCACCTCTAATGCCTGTTTCCGCTTCAAGTTTGTCTCACCATCAAGATTCATCGTCTCCACATAGCATAATCCATCATCAGAGCTAGACGAAAGGAAAAGAAGATCAGCAGGGAAGAACTCATCCTTTTTAACTTTAACTATATCGCCAACTCGAAGCTTCTTCCATTCTGTCTCATGAAATGATTGGATCCCATCAAACACCTCAACCTTCCTATTGTTCACTTCTATGTCCTATGTAAAAGAAGGTCAAAAACAAATTCAGTTCAGTAGATATTACACAAAATAACATGTATATATTGCTGGGAAATTACTTCCACACAACATGTTTCAGTTCAAATTTCATTAACACAGCAGAAATAGCCTATAAATAGATATATGTTAATTAAAGCAAAGTTTGTGTGGGTATCCAAGAGAAAAAAGAAACATAATATTTGCTGAAGCCTTATCAACACAGCTTGATAAGAGATACAATTACCCTGGATATGTAAACAACTATGTTATGGCGCAAATGTTTTAAGACAGCAGGCGAGTAGTAAGCACAACTAAACATACAGTTACTATCTCGCTCCCCTACATTGTGACCACAAGCCAACCATTCTCAGCAGAAATTAATGCAATCCCTTCGATCACAAACACAGACAAAGTACGGTCGTCCACAATCCCAGGCAGCAAAATGACAGTGCATTTGCGTGACTGGAAAGGCATTGAACTCTGTAACTACCCACTAGGGATGTGGACACTACATTTGAAGAGTCTAGTAAAAGAAAATGACGCAGAGATGCACTGCAACTATTAAACTGCCTTGTAGGCGCACAAAATTGCTGTATTGAGGCTGACTATCGCGCCACATTTCAGATCAAAACCACCCAGTATCCCCCAGCATTATGCAACAAATCCAATGAACCCCATTTGCCTACCCCAATGCCGTCAGGCCAACCAACCCAACCAACCCGGCGGGCGAGGGATCAGCACCCACCAGTCCCAATGCCTTGCTCAACCCGTGGAGGTACAGCAGAGCATGCGCGCTCACCTGCTGCTTCCGGCGCCAGTCCTCGACGGCCtccttggccatggcggcgctgacgacgacgacgagcggGAGCAGGACGGAGACGGCGCGGTAGGGCGCGAGCGGGCTGAAGGAGACGCAGGCGACGACGAGGAAGAAGCAGTTGGCGGCGCGGCGGAACTGCTCGAAGAGCGACTTGGGCACGAAGCTCGCGGGCGTGTACTTGGTTGTCGAGATCGCGTTCCCCGGGTACGCCGGCTGCGCGCCGGCCCCGCCATCGGCGCCCGGGAGCGAGGAAGCGGGGGCGTTGCAGCGGACCAAGCGGGAGAACCCCGGCGTGGCAGGGGCGGGGAagggggcggaggaggaggagctggaggcGGTGGGAGTagccgcggccgtggcggcggcggcggcggaggcgagcTCGACGAGGGGGCGCTTGTCGGTGTCCATGGGCATGGCGGTGGGTTGGCCGTGGCGAGCCGAGGTGGGGGAGAATCTGGGTTTGGGACGGTTGGGGGGCGTCGTGGGGTGCGTGACGACTGACGAGCGCGTCGTTGTGGTGTTGTGATGTGTGCACGGGACGGGTGCGCCGTGCGCGTGGGCGGAGGGAAGTGTGGTGTGGAGCGAGGGTGGTGCTGCGGACACGCCTGGAGgacgggaggagggaggagggaggttGACGCGGCCGGCAGGTGGAGCTGTGGCCGCAGAGGGTGCGGTGGGGTCAGGGGTCTGGCCCCAACCACGTGGCGACGCGCTTGTGCTTTTTCCTCTTTTTCCTCTGCGGTTTTGGTTTTGCTTTTAATTTCTGACGAGATGTCACGACGAAACCATGGACCGGCTTTTGAATCAGAATAACTTCCCACTCAAGGCACCATCAGCTTTAAATCTACTGATGAAGGAACAAAGATCATGCATTGGTAAATCTTTAGGGGTGTTTAGTTCTCCAATTTTACCAAAAGTTTTACTGTTTTAGcctattttttctataaaatggATCTAAACACCATGTACCCAAAACTGTAAAAGTGGGGCTTCAAAACTTTTAACATTTGGGACCCAAGAGGCCACGTGGGGGGGGGAGAGCGGGACGCTCACTACCCCTGCACCCACCCACCTTGCCGCTCGGACCCTATCCATTCCCCCGCAGTCATTCCCCAccgctctcgctctctccctccgCACGAACACTAGCTCCGCTCGCCGCTCTCACTCTCGCACGCCGCCTGAGCCTCCGCTCTCGCTCTGAGCCTCCGCGGTCAACCAGATCCAGCTCCTCCTCCACGGCCCCCAGATCCAGCTCCTCCTACACCGCCACCCTGAGCCAGGTCCTCCTCCCCGGCCTCACTGATGGACGACTACAACGTTGACGGCTACAGCGACGGCAACGGGAACGGCGATGGGCTACGGCGATGGCGACCGCACTAGGGACTTCTTCTCCCAACCTAATCCGTTCTCCCCTAGCGACGGCTACGAGAACATCAACGACGCGGCTTATCCCATTTCGGGCTCGAGCAGCGTCAATGCTCCGCGAGCGGGCATGGCGACGCTCAACCTCAACTCCTATGGCTAAGAGTGGCCCGGAATGGCGGGCTATGAGGACCTCCTTCGCTCCGGCCCGCaaggtggaggcaccaacggcGGCATGGGTCCCTCTCCCGTTCGCGTCCGTAGTGGCAGTCGTACTCTCGGCTTATGTGTGGCTCGCAGTGATGGTGGAGGAGGCGCCACGGCCGCTCGCACCTTGTCGTCATCCTCCGATGATGGCAGTGGACCTCCGTTGCCTCCTGTGACCACCAGCATGCGCTCTTCGCCTGGATCTGCATCCGGCGTGCCTGCTGGATCCAGGAGCCACAGTGGACGTCGACGACCCGCGAGTACAGCTGTTGCGGAAGACAACTTCGACGTCAACAACCCTTTggatgctgatgatgatgagatcTTTCTGAACGCTCCAATCCCGGTAATTTTTTAGAACCCTGCACAGTTTGGTTTCGGTTGGATTGTTATCATCTTCGTAATATATGTTCGTATTGTTGTTATGCATCGTTTAGGATAGAGTCGACATGGGAAATTGGTCCGAAGAAAATACAGACAAACTGTGTGAGATTTGGGTTGACCAAATCACTAAAGGTAACTGTGTGAATGGTGTCATGAACAAGTCAGAGATGAGGGAGGTCATAGCAAGGTACTATGTTGCAACAAATTTGGTTCATGATAGAACCTAGATTTGTAATAGGATTAGGCAATTGAAGAGATATTGGCAATTTATACAAAGACTGCGCAATGACACTGGCTTAGGCCGTAGATATGATGGAACTGTTGATGCCACTGAAAAATGGTGGGTAGACAAACACTGAGGTAATTGTCAATATCCATGTTTTCTGTTTATGTCTAGAAATCTCTTCCCTTGCTCACTAAAATAAGCTCTGCAGGGCCACCCAGACTAAAAAGAAATGCAAAAATGGGTGGCCAGGTTACATCAATGAACTGGACCAAATGTTCCTTGGTGTAGCTGTTGATGGCTCCACCTCATTTGTTCCTGGAGGAAGTGTCATTGtggatgaggaagaggaggaggagccacttGAGGACCTTGATGTGCAGACCCCAGTTATCATCGCTAGCAACAATAGAGCAAGCagcacaagcaccactggctctaGTCCCAGCAAGAAGTCCAAGAGCCCAGCAGTTAGGAGCATGGACAGGTTCATGCTTGAGAATGCCAGGATTCAAGCAGAGAGGAATGTGATGTTCCAGAGACATTTGGAAAACAAGCAGCAGGTTGCCTATTAGCTTGCCCAGCAGAAAGAAGCTGCCAGAGTAGAAAAGATTAGGTATGTGCAGCAGTTGGCTAGAGAGTGTGGTGTAGATGAAGGAAACAAGCAGTTGTGGTATAAGGTATTCTAGATCACCAAAGATGATGACAGCATGGAGTTCTTCATTGGAACATCTACACCTCATGTCAGTTGAACAATGTCATCGAGAGGTCATTTGGAGTTTTGAACATAAAGTGGAGGATTTTGTTGCAAATGCCAAGTTATGCACCTCATAAGCAAAGCCAAATAATTGTTGCATGCATGGCACTACATAACTTTGTTAGAACGAGTGGAATAGTGGATAGGGATTTTGATCATTGTGACCGTGATGAGAACTATGTTCCACCCGAAGCATCCTGCTCTCAGCAACGTACTAGTCAAACATCGATAAGGGATGAATCTACGATGATGAATGCTTTTCGTGACTCGATTGCCCTTGATTTGTTAAATAGATCATGATAATTCAAATGTGAGCTTGAAATGTAACATGTGTTTTGTTTTTTATAGTTGAGAACAATTGAATTGTGTACttgatgtaaggaaaatggaccctaggcccatttactttagattttaggTGTTTGATGaataacacaaccaaattggactaatgaatttgcaaataATTATTTTAtaagttcaatagggtgcaagacatgacttggacgaaggcgacatgatgatcccatgatcaacaccataagcaagaccctagaagcacaagagaagactcaagatatcaagcaaagtccaagcacgaagatagggaaccaagccggacacaagatcgcaaagaaataagcatggcagaggtgaccggacgcgcccttTGTAAGGACCAGACAGTGTCCGATGGGCAGTCCGAGATAGCGGCAAGCATCAgtaggcgaccgaacgctgaagaagaaacatgaccggacactgatgatggcactattcatcatcTCGGTAACACCtttagcatgaccggacacggcagatggatgaccggacgcaccaggcagcagcgtccgatcggttccagaaaggttctagagaggcgcaaatgtgaccggacacatccggtggcaagtgaccggactcagcgccgagtccgatcaacgcgctaGCTTCAatggtcgggacaaccggacacgtctggttaggacgacaacagcgtccggtcagtagcagaaagctaggtttcgcccctaacggctactttcttatggggcttataaatagacccccaaccgaccatttgaaaCGTGGAGAGTTaaggaaaacataccaagggtgttgatacaccattttagtgatattcacttgcatagtgcttagtgattcattaggtgattagcgtaggtgctttgcgaagtgtttatgttgattagaccaccgcttatgcgcttgctctaggtttaggcctagtgtttaatgaggtttgcatacctcataccactcggtgcttgcgtgcaccattgttgtatatcagaggggcttgtagtcttacgagatcacaccaaccgtgtttatggtgtggccgccaccgtgtaccaaatgTAACAAGACCTGCGGCGATTCGgtcaaaagcttgatagtgaagacggcggggagcatccggaagaggtttgccggaaggcacgtcagagactcacttgcgcgtggggaagacctgaggctatctacggagttaccctgaccgggagcttggcccttgcgaggaattccttgttaggggctccaacgaggactagggggacgcttacgcgcttctcgataccttgataaaaataccagagtcatcgatgggagtttgtatatctctaccttactctttagcttccgcatttatattacaatcttggtgtgtgctttacttttctagcttagtgataggccgGTTGATAGGTTTAAAACCtatgttgcataactccttttgcggtagcgatagcaacatactagcaaaaccgtagttgcacatttagatagtttatcttttacataggttttgctaagggtagaaaaagaggccatagtttagagttagagtttgaagttgtctaattcacccccttttaggcgtcacggtcccctttcaCTTAATATATTCAATAATTGTGTAATAAAGTGTAATTTTTTATGGTTCCGTAACAATACCGGGCATGGCATCAAAGTGAGCCGCAGCAAGGGTGAGCAGCTCACCGAGCAACTCTGGCGACTAGCACAAGGGCGCCGGCGTGGTGTCATGAACATGCACGATGCATACAGTAATTAATGAAGCAAATCAACCATTAAATGTGGGCAAATCAGTCTTCTATTCATATGGTGCTAAAGTTTTGCTATAGATCTAAACACCGAAGTCTAAAGTTAGAATACCAAAACTTTTACACAAAAAGATTTGATGCCAAAACTTTTGGCACGTACTGTTGCATCTAAACACTGTCTTCATCATGTCTGAGCTCCACGTGCTACGAGTACAGTGTTATAAGAGCATGTATAACCCACCAACAGGTTTGAGCTCCAAGTACTACGAGGCAGCTCGAGATTTTTGCGATCTTATAGTGTTGGTTATCTGCAATATGCTGATTTGCCCCGTCATATGATCCAAAGAGCTAGTATTATACATTGCATAAGCATACGTTGTTCTTATACTCTTAAGTTGGAGAACTAACTCCTATAGATAGAACTCGCTTCCATCAAATaaaatatactccctctgtcccaaaaataATATAATTCTAGCATAGTGTTCTGTTTTATTACGTCGAGTTTggtcaattatatataaaagaacatAAATAATTATGACATAAAATAAGTATTCATTAGATTTGTTCTGagaaatatttttataatatatttattttgtataaaaaatattaatatttttatctataaATTTGGCCAAACTTTGGACGCGGGAACCAAAATTGCACCTAGAATTACATCCTTTGACAGACAGTCTCTATCAAACATTCTCTCCTCTCTGTCCTTGCAAGTTGCAATAAGAATGTGTCATTCTTTTTTCTTGTTGTGGGTCCAGACCTCAATGATTAATATCGTTTCAATACAATGTGATATTTGGAATAAAATAAGGGTGCTCCGGTATGGAATCAAAGGTGCTCTTATACATTGTGGATGTCCTACCATGAATGAGAGAAGTACtctttcgttccaaattataattcgtttgattTTTATCCCAAGTTTGGTCATTCGTCTTATTCAATAAATTTATGCAAACATAgccaaatttaagtcattcttgaagaacttttgttaataaagtaAGCCATaaaaaaagaagtgatattttgcacaaatttAAAAATAAGATGAGTGGTCAAATTTAggatcaaaaaagtcaaacgaattataatttagaacaggatTTAGTACTATGGATGCAATACTTTAGAGCAAATATAAGGACAAACTCACAATATCACTCAAAAGTGGTCCATAAGCACTCAAAAGCATTATGTAGATAATGTGGACATATTTGTATAGTTTATCAAATCTAAAGCAGTCCATAAGTATAAGGACTGGTCCACATTTGTTGCTTCCCACGAGCTCAAGGAGGGAGGAAACAACAAGGAACATCTACACACTACTAGACCTACATTGCAACTGGGTTCGAGTTCTTCCTTGTCTGTTTAGATGGTGTGGAAGATGAGCAGACGCAATGGTGAGGGCGTTGAGGCTCAACCCAAGCAGAGGGGGTGTTGGGCGGTGGTGGCATTTCT
This DNA window, taken from Miscanthus floridulus cultivar M001 chromosome 13, ASM1932011v1, whole genome shotgun sequence, encodes the following:
- the LOC136500440 gene encoding probable phospholipid-transporting ATPase 8 isoform X1 codes for the protein MPMDTDKRPLVELASAAAAATAAATPTASSSSSSAPFPAPATPGFSRLVRCNAPASSLPGADGGAGAQPAYPGNAISTTKYTPASFVPKSLFEQFRRAANCFFLVVACVSFSPLAPYRAVSVLLPLVVVVSAAMAKEAVEDWRRKQQDIEVNNRKVEVFDGIQSFHETEWKKLRVGDIVKVKKDEFFPADLLFLSSSSDDGLCYVETMNLDGETNLKRKQALEVTMGLNDDLVFHSSKAFIRCEDPNEKLYSFLGTLYYNGQQYSLSPEQVLLRDSKLRNTMYIYGTVIFTGHDTKVMQNAMEPPSKRSSVERRMDKIIYLLFVILFAIATFGSIVFGMKTKHEISPGNYAWYLRPDQANIFFDPNNASFAAFCHFLTSLMLYVCLVPISLYISIEIVKVLQSTFINQDQNMYCAESDKPARARTSNLNEELGQVHTILSDKTGTLTCNSMEFLKCSIAGVAYGNSPTEVETCYGEIAETTGSFGHKDTAEFKRSVKGFNFTDSHLMNGRWAKECFRDAIEMFFRVLAVCHTAIPVADRNSAGMPYEAESPDEGALVTAAREFGFEFYHRTQTTISVHEYDPVVGGKVDRTYKLLNILEFSSARKRMSVIVRTEDGRLFLFCKGADSVIFERLSKDNGTACLTKTKCHIDEYSEAGLRTLALAYRELTEEQYVVWNQEYSSAKNSVHTDHDAAVEKASEDIEKDLVLLGATAVEDRLQNGVPECIYKLAQAGIKIWILTGDKLETAVNIGYACNLLRKEMEEIFITLENSSTNASEGSSGEGNRTSAFEEIGRKLQDARGKISQKGTSTSFALIIDGNALTHALTGSLKNSFLDLAVNCASVLCCRVSPKQKALVTRLVKIRTSKTTLAIGDGANDVGMLQEADIGVGISGAEGMQAVMASDFAIAQFRFLERLLLVHGHWCYRRIAAMICYFFFKNITFGFTLFWFEAHAMFSAQPAYNDWFISFYSVAFTSLPVIALGVFDKDVSSRVCLEVPSLHQDGVNNVFFSWSRILSWMLNGMCCSIIICFGSLNAILVQAVRQDGRVAGFDILGVTMYSCVVWTVNCQLALYISYFTWIQHFVIWGSILIWYTFLVIYGLFSPAISSTAYHVFVEACAPSPLYWLSTLMIVVTALIPFFVYKISRTLYFPQYHDQVQRANSKNW
- the LOC136500440 gene encoding probable phospholipid-transporting ATPase 8 isoform X2, with the protein product MPMDTDKRPLVELASAAAAATAAATPTASSSSSSAPFPAPATPGFSRLVRCNAPASSLPGADGGAGAQPAYPGNAISTTKYTPASFVPKSLFEQFRRAANCFFLVVACVSFSPLAPYRAVSVLLPLVVVVSAAMAKEAVEDWRRKQQDIEVNNRKVEVFDGIQSFHETEWKKLRVGDIVKVKKDEFFPADLLFLSSSSDDGLCYVETMNLDGETNLKRKQALEVTMGLNDDLVFHSSKAFIRCEDPNEKLYSFLGTLYYNGQQYSLSPEQVLLRDSKLRNTMYIYGTVIFTGHDTKVMQNAMEPPSKRSSVERRMDKIIYLLFVILFAIATFGSIVFGMKTKHEISPGNYAWYLRPDQANIFFDPNNASFAAFCHFLTSLMLYVCLVPISLYISIEIVKVLQSTFINQDQNMYCAESDKPARARTSNLNEELGQVHTILSDKTGTLTCNSMEFLKCSIAGVAYGNSPTEVETCYGEIAETTGSFGHKDTAEFKRSVKGFNFTDSHLMNGRWAKECFRDAIEMFFRVLAVCHTAIPVADRNSAGMPYEAESPDEGALVTAAREFGFEFYHRTQTTISVHEYDPVVGGKVDRTYKLLNILEFSSARKRMSVIVRTEDGRLFLFCKGADSVIFERLSKDNGTACLTKTKCHIDEYSEAGLRTLALAYRELTEEQYVVWNQEYSSAKNSVHTDHDAAVEKASEDIEKDLVLLGATAVEDRLQNGVPECIYKLAQAGIKIWILTGDKLETAVNIGYACNLLRKEMEEIFITLENSSTNASEGSSGEGNRTSAFEEIGRKLQDARGKISQKGTSTSFALIIDGNALTHALTGSLKNSFLDLAVNCASVLCCRVSPKQKALAVMASDFAIAQFRFLERLLLVHGHWCYRRIAAMICYFFFKNITFGFTLFWFEAHAMFSAQPAYNDWFISFYSVAFTSLPVIALGVFDKDVSSRVCLEVPSLHQDGVNNVFFSWSRILSWMLNGMCCSIIICFGSLNAILVQAVRQDGRVAGFDILGVTMYSCVVWTVNCQLALYISYFTWIQHFVIWGSILIWYTFLVIYGLFSPAISSTAYHVFVEACAPSPLYWLSTLMIVVTALIPFFVYKISRTLYFPQYHDQVQRANSKNW